A genomic window from Halanaerobiaceae bacterium ANBcell28 includes:
- the glgB gene encoding 1,4-alpha-glucan branching protein GlgB has protein sequence MCFYKDMGISDEDLYLFHQGNLYYAYKMFGAHKVEYNGQEGIRFALWAPNAKSISIVGDFNNWDGRVNRMERINDKGVWLAFIPGMKKGTIYKYEILNAHGQLTLKSDPYAFYSELRPNTASIVYPLEEYKWGDHEWQDKKSRLNSHQEALSIYEVNLASWKKKSDGSLYSYRELADELLSYVVDMGYTHIELMPINEHPFDRSWGYQATGYFSVTSRFGTADDFRYFMDSCHQAGVGIILDWVPGHFCKDDHGLRLFDGTTLYEYEDSRKAEKAEWGTLSFDFGRNEVQSFLISNLFYFFEEFHIDGVRVDAVASMLYLNFGRDDDSIRNEHGGFENLEAISLLRKMNEAVFENFPGILMIAEESSDWPMVSAPTYLGGLGFNYKWNMGWMNDMLEYMEMDPIHRKWHHDLITFSLLYAFSENYVLPISHDELVYGKKSLLNKMPGDYWQKFANFRVFLTYMMTHPGKKLLFMGSEFAQFDEWKDLDDLDWGLLNFDMHAKAHYFTKNINRFYLQEKALWEYDHQGKGFSWIDPNNNQQSIISFIRKGKEDDDYVIVICNFTPCYYGVYRIGVPEKKSYIEVFNSDKHEYGGSDKINTGTFKAMDIPWNNCKYSIEIAIPPLAACIFKPVEQ, from the coding sequence ATGTGTTTTTATAAGGATATGGGGATAAGTGATGAAGATTTATATTTGTTTCACCAGGGTAATTTGTACTACGCTTATAAAATGTTTGGGGCACATAAAGTGGAGTATAATGGTCAGGAGGGTATAAGGTTTGCACTTTGGGCTCCAAACGCTAAAAGTATTTCAATAGTTGGTGACTTTAATAACTGGGATGGTAGGGTCAATCGAATGGAGAGAATAAATGATAAGGGTGTCTGGCTTGCTTTCATTCCTGGAATGAAAAAAGGTACTATTTATAAATACGAGATTTTAAATGCTCATGGGCAACTTACTTTAAAATCAGACCCTTATGCTTTTTATTCTGAATTGCGTCCTAATACTGCATCTATAGTTTATCCCCTTGAGGAGTATAAGTGGGGAGATCATGAGTGGCAGGATAAAAAGAGTAGATTAAATAGCCATCAAGAAGCACTTTCCATATATGAGGTGAACCTTGCTTCATGGAAAAAGAAAAGTGATGGATCATTGTACTCCTATCGTGAATTGGCAGATGAACTGCTTTCCTATGTAGTGGATATGGGTTATACACATATTGAACTTATGCCAATAAATGAACATCCCTTTGATCGCTCCTGGGGTTATCAGGCAACAGGTTATTTTTCAGTTACAAGTCGTTTTGGCACAGCAGATGATTTTAGATATTTTATGGACTCTTGTCATCAGGCAGGAGTTGGGATAATTTTAGATTGGGTACCTGGTCATTTTTGTAAAGATGACCATGGTTTAAGATTGTTTGATGGGACAACATTATATGAATATGAAGATTCACGTAAAGCCGAAAAAGCAGAATGGGGTACATTAAGTTTTGACTTTGGCAGAAATGAAGTTCAAAGTTTTTTAATTTCTAATCTTTTTTATTTTTTTGAAGAATTTCATATAGATGGTGTAAGGGTTGATGCTGTTGCTAGCATGTTATACCTAAATTTTGGCAGAGATGATGATTCAATACGAAACGAACATGGAGGTTTTGAAAATTTAGAGGCAATTTCATTATTACGAAAGATGAATGAAGCTGTATTTGAAAACTTTCCTGGTATTTTAATGATTGCTGAAGAGTCATCAGACTGGCCTATGGTTAGTGCACCTACATATCTAGGGGGATTAGGCTTTAATTACAAATGGAATATGGGTTGGATGAATGATATGTTGGAATACATGGAAATGGATCCTATACATAGAAAGTGGCACCATGATTTAATCACATTTTCTCTCTTATACGCTTTTTCTGAGAATTATGTTTTACCTATATCTCATGATGAACTTGTTTATGGTAAAAAGTCTTTATTAAATAAAATGCCAGGGGATTACTGGCAAAAATTTGCTAATTTTCGTGTATTTTTAACTTATATGATGACACATCCAGGAAAAAAACTTTTGTTTATGGGAAGTGAATTTGCACAATTTGATGAGTGGAAAGATTTAGATGATTTAGATTGGGGATTATTAAATTTTGACATGCACGCTAAGGCTCATTATTTTACTAAAAATATTAATAGATTTTATTTGCAAGAAAAGGCATTATGGGAGTACGATCATCAGGGAAAAGGTTTTTCCTGGATAGATCCTAATAATAATCAGCAGAGTATAATTAGCTTTATTAGAAAAGGTAAAGAAGATGATGATTATGTAATAGTTATTTGTAATTTTACTCCCTGTTATTATGGAGTTTATAGGATTGGTGTACCTGAAAAAAAATCATATATAGAGGTTTTTAATAGTGACAAGCATGAATATGGAGGTTCTGACAAAATTAATACAGGAACTTTTAAAGCAATGGATATACCCTGGAATAATTGTAAGTATTCTATAGAAATAGCAATTCCACCATTAGCTGCATGCATATTTAAACCTGTAGAACAATAA
- the glgA gene encoding glycogen synthase GlgA: MKVLFVASEASPFIKTGGLADVVGTLPLELVQKDIEISVVIPKYLDITSHHKEQMEDLCYFDVDISWREKYCGIEKIEKDGVDFYFIDNEYYFKRPFLYGHGDEAERFCFFNKAVLEMLPRIDFKPDIIHCHDWQTALISVFLNSHYKDDDFYKDIKTIFTIHNMKYQGIFPPEIMGDILSLGWEYFSEDRLEMNGMVNFMKGALNYSDIITTVSERYALEIQTPYYGEGMDGLLRKRSNNLYGIVNGIDYEEYNPSSDCSLFHNYSSLYPKKRENKLQLQELLGLPQDENKPVLLLVSRLVEQKGLDLVLNVLEEIMNLDLQFIILGTGDCQYENAFRELAWHYPYNVSAQISFDEKLARKMYAGSDLFLMPSRFEPCGIGQLIALRYLTVPITRETGGLYDTVKPYNEYTGEGHGFTFQNYNAHEMLFTIEKAINSYYNKEVWMQIQENIKNLDFSWTQSAEKYLEIYRKLL; this comes from the coding sequence ATGAAAGTCTTATTTGTTGCTTCTGAAGCAAGTCCTTTTATTAAGACAGGGGGGTTAGCTGATGTTGTAGGAACTCTTCCTCTGGAATTAGTACAAAAAGATATTGAAATAAGTGTTGTTATTCCAAAATATTTAGACATTACATCACATCATAAAGAACAAATGGAGGATCTATGTTATTTTGATGTTGATATTTCCTGGCGGGAAAAGTATTGTGGAATTGAAAAGATCGAGAAAGATGGTGTTGACTTTTATTTTATTGACAATGAGTATTACTTTAAAAGACCATTTCTTTATGGTCATGGAGATGAAGCAGAAAGGTTTTGCTTTTTTAATAAAGCTGTCCTTGAAATGTTACCAAGAATAGATTTTAAACCTGATATTATTCATTGTCATGATTGGCAAACTGCACTAATAAGTGTGTTTTTAAATTCCCATTATAAAGATGATGATTTTTATAAAGATATAAAGACTATTTTTACAATACATAATATGAAGTATCAAGGAATTTTCCCTCCAGAAATAATGGGAGATATTTTGTCTTTGGGATGGGAGTATTTTTCTGAAGATAGGCTTGAAATGAACGGCATGGTTAATTTTATGAAGGGAGCTCTTAATTATTCTGATATCATAACAACTGTTAGCGAGAGATATGCATTAGAAATTCAAACTCCATATTATGGTGAAGGTATGGATGGATTGTTAAGAAAGCGTTCGAATAATTTATATGGAATTGTTAATGGAATTGATTATGAAGAATATAATCCTTCAAGTGATTGTTCTTTGTTTCATAATTATAGTTCTTTATATCCTAAAAAAAGAGAAAACAAATTACAATTGCAAGAGTTGTTAGGTTTGCCACAAGATGAGAATAAGCCAGTCTTATTACTTGTATCAAGGTTGGTAGAACAAAAAGGTTTGGATTTGGTTTTAAATGTACTGGAAGAAATCATGAACTTAGATTTGCAATTTATTATTTTAGGAACTGGTGATTGTCAATATGAAAATGCCTTTCGTGAGTTAGCCTGGCATTATCCATATAATGTCTCTGCGCAAATTTCTTTTGATGAAAAGTTGGCCAGGAAAATGTATGCTGGGTCAGATTTATTTTTAATGCCCTCAAGGTTTGAACCTTGTGGTATAGGTCAATTAATTGCCTTGCGTTATTTGACGGTACCTATTACAAGAGAGACTGGAGGTCTATACGATACAGTAAAACCTTATAATGAATATACAGGTGAAGGTCATGGTTTTACTTTTCAAAATTATAATGCCCATGAGATGCTTTTTACTATAGAAAAAGCAATAAATTCATACTATAACAAAGAAGTGTGGATGCAGATACAGGAAAATATTAAAAATTTAGACTTCAGTTGGACTCAATCTGCAGAGAAATATCTTGAGATTTATCGAAAACTTTTATAA